TGTCTACTATGCAtaaaaaaaattaaaaGTGCAAAGGAACATCTGGCTGATTTTCGATATAGGGCCCTGAGGTCGTCTGGGACCGATCTTCTGACTGGAGGCCTTGGGACAAGGTCAAGCACGACGAGAACGTACGTGTTTTCGATACTTGTTAGAATATGTGATTTTTTTGGCTTACCGTATACTTCCAACAGCTCAAGTACATCACTGTTAACCCCGAGTTCTGGGCTCAGCGAAGGGCTCAGGCCGCTGCTGCCAAGAACGGCGAGCGAGCTGTGGACGCTATCTAAGTAGTGTCTGGGATTTGGAGGGAGTATGTAGATGTAGATGTAGATGTGTAACTTTTTTCTGTTGGATTCGCATGgcatttctttttttcttctctacTCTGCTCGTCGCCCGCCGGCGGTCGACTTGGAGAGTGTTTTGCGATTTGTATAGCTGTTATGCTTGGCGCTTGAAAGAAACCTGAAATTTTGTTTGCTGTTGCTTGAACGGATTACGACGCCTGTTTCGCTGGCTTGCGGGACGGAATGTGGAGTAATTTGAGGCGTCCCGGCCGGTGGCTTGGTGTGCCTGAATTTGTCCATTTTATCAGTGGTGTTTGTATTTGTTCGCTGGGAGCGCGCAATGAGAGTGAGCAGAGAGTAAACAGAGAGTAAGCAGAGAGTGTCGCTGGCGGCGATGGTCTGCACGGcagcgaggaggagaacaGACGCTGCGAAGGAAAAATGCAGCAGACAGCGAGACAAGCCACTGACGAGATGCATGCAACTGCGTCCACTGTTCCCTGCTCCGCCCTCGTTAATCCTTCCgtcctctttcatctttctattcacctttctttcttctttccacatCTTTCTTGCACACCGGCATTCCGCCGCCCACACTCCTTACTCTCCTTATAATACACTGCGCGTGTCTCTGGGCGTTCCTTTCATCCACAATGGTCGCCTTCCACGCGTCCTccgctctcctctcctttgcccttctcGCGACTGGCTTTGCCAACGCCTTCAGTCTTGATGATATCAAAAGAGGTTCCGAGTAAGTTACATGAT
The nucleotide sequence above comes from Cryptococcus neoformans var. grubii H99 chromosome 1, complete sequence. Encoded proteins:
- a CDS encoding NADH dehydrogenase (ubiquinone) 1 alpha subcomplex 4, encoding MPVNRAIMKKWFPVEVMPIFGIVGLACVGATAYLWKLSQGPEVVWDRSSDWRPWDKVKHDENLKYITVNPEFWAQRRAQAAAAKNGERAVDAI